One segment of Aythya fuligula isolate bAytFul2 chromosome 30, bAytFul2.pri, whole genome shotgun sequence DNA contains the following:
- the TMED1 gene encoding transmembrane emp24 domain-containing protein 1: MAAPWLWLLGLAAWARPGSALPPPPPDAEVTFVLPAGRRECFYQGAPGNASMEAEYQVIGGAGLDVDFSLESPSGLLLVSEHRKSDGVHTVEPTEAGDYKLCFDNSFSTISEKLVFFELIFDSAQDAADAADAWLEAAEPEDLLDVKIEDIKESIETMRSRLERSIQMQALLRAFEARDRNLQESNLGRVNFWSAVNLGVLVLVAFLQVYLLKSLFEDKRAVRT; encoded by the exons ATGGCGGCCCcctggctgtggctgctgggccTGGCGGCCTGGGCTCGGCCGGGCTccgcgctgccgccgccgcccccggaCGCGGAGGTGACGTTCGTGCTGCCCGCGGGGCGCCGCGAGTGCTTCTACCAGGGGGCGCCCGGCAACGCCTCCATGGAGGCCGAGTACCAG GTGATCGGCGGCGCGGGGCTGGACGTGGATTTCTCCCTGGAGAGCCcctcggggctgctgctggtcaGCGAGCACCGCAAGTCGGACGGCGTCCACAC CGTGGAGCCCACGGAGGCGGGCGACTACAAGCTGTGCTTCGACAACTCCTTCAGCACCATCTCGGAGAAGCTCGTCTTCTTCGAGCTCATCTTCGACAGCGCCCAGGACGCCGCCGACGCCGCCGACgcctggctggaggcagcggAGCCCGAGGACCTGCTGGACGTCAAGATCGAGGACATCAAG GAATCCATCGAGACCATGCGGAGCCGGCTGGAGAGGAGCATCCAGATGCAGGCGCTGCTGCGAGCCTTCGAGGCGCGGGACCGCAACCTGCAGGAGAGCAACCTGGGCAGGGTCAACTTCTGGTCGGCCGTcaacctgggggtgctggtgctggtggcctTCCTGCAGGTCTACCTGCTCAAGAGCCTCTTCGAGGACAAGCGGGCCGTGCGGACGTAG
- the CARM1 gene encoding histone-arginine methyltransferase CARM1 isoform X1 encodes MAAVSVFGGVRLLTIGDANGELQRHQEQQPLRLEVRTGPDSAALALYGHEDVCVFKCSVSRETECSRVGKQSFIVTLGCNSVLVQFATPNDFCSFYNILKNCRGHNTERSVFSERTEESSAVQYFQFYGYLSQQQNMMQDYVRTGTYQRAILQNHSDFKDKIVLDVGCGSGILSFFAAQAGARKIYAVEASTMAQHAEVLVKSNNLTERIVVIPGKVEEVSLPEQVDVIISEPMGYMLFNERMLESYLHAKKYLKPSGNMFPTIGDVHLAPFTDEQLYMEQFTKANFWYQPSFHGVDLSALRGAAVDEYFRQPVVDTFDIRILMAKSVKYTVNFLEAKEGDLHRIEIPFKFHMLHSGLVHGLAFWFDVAFIGSIMTVWLSTAPTEPLTHWYQVRCLFQSPLFAKAGDTLSGTCLLIANKRQSYDISIVAQVDQTGSKSSNLLDLKNPFFRYTGTTPSPPPGSHYTSPSENMWNTGSSYNMSSGMAVAGMPAAYDLSSVIAGGSNVGHNNLIPLAANTGIVNHTHSRMGSIMSTGIVQGSSGGQSGGGSSAHYPLNSQFTMGGPPISMASPMSITTNTMHYGS; translated from the exons ATGGCCGCCGTGTCGGTGTTCGGCGGCGTGCGGCTGCTGACGATCGGCGACGCCAACGGGGAGCTGCAGCggcaccaggagcagcagccgcTGCGCCTCGAGGTCCGCACCGGGCCCGACAGCGCCGCGCTCGCGCTCTACGGCC atgAAGACGTCTGCGTGTTCAAGTGCTCCGTGTCCCGCGAGACCGAGTGCAGCCGCGTGGGCAAGCAGTCCTTCATCGTCACGCTGGGCTGCAACAGCGTCCTCGTGCAGTTCGCCACCCCCAACg atttCTGCTCCTTCTACAACATCCTGAAGAACTGCCGGGGGCACAACACGGAGCGCTCGGTGTTCAGCGAGCGGACGGAGGAGTCGTCGGCCGTGCAGTACTTCCAG ttctACGGGTACCTGTCGCAGCAGCAGAACATGATGCAGGACTACGTGCGGACGGGCACCTACCAGCGCGCCATCCTGCAGAACCACAGCgacttcaaggacaag ATCGTCCTGGACGTGGGCTGTGGCTCGGGCATCCTCTCCTTCTTCGCGGCGCAAGCGGGCGCCCGGAAGATTTACGCCGTGGAGGCCAGCACCATGGCGCAGCACGCCGAG GTGCTGGTGAAGAGCAACAACCTGACGGAGCGCATCGTGGTGATCCCCGGCAAGGTGGAGGAGGTGTCGCTGCCCGAGCAGGTGGACGTCATCATCTCGGAGCCCATGGGCTACATGCTGTTCAACGAGCGCATGCTGGAGAGCTACCTGCACGCCAAGAAGTACCTCAAACCCAGCG GTAACATGTTCCCCACCATCGGCGACGTGCACTTGGCGCCCTTCACGGACGAGCAGCTCTACATGGAGCAGTTCACCAAGGCCAACTTCTG GTACCAGCCCTCGTTCCACGGCGTGGACCTGTCGGCGCTGCGCGGCGCCGCGGTGGACGAGTATTTCCGACAGCCCGTGGTG gaCACCTTCGATATCCGGATCCTGATGGCCAAGTCGGTCAAGTACACGGTCAACTTCTTAGAAGCCAAAGAGGGCGACTTGCACAG GATAGAAATCCCCTTCAAGTTCCACATGCTGCACTCGGGGCTGGTGCACGGCCTCGCCTTCTGGTTCGACGTCGCCTTCATCGGCTCCAT catgACCGTGTGGCTCTCGACGGCCCCCACCGAGCCGCTGACGCACTGGTACCAGGTCCGCTGCCTCTTCCAGTCGCCGCTCTTCGCCAAAGCCGGGGACACGCTCTCAGGGACCTGCCTGCTCATCGCCAACAAGAG gcagaGCTACGACATCAGCATCGTGGCACAGGTGGACCAGACGGGCTCCAAATCCAGCAACCTCCTGGACCTGAAAAATCCCTTCTtcag gtacACGGGCACCACCCCGtcgcccccccccggctcccacTACACGTCGCCGTCGGAGAACATGTGGAACACGGGCAGCTCCTACAACATGAGCAGCGGCATGGCCGTGGCCG GGATGCCCGCGGCGTACGACCTCAGCAGCGTCATCGCCGGCGGCTCCAACGTCGGCCACAACAACCTCATTCCTCTAG CAGCCAACACCGGCATCGTGAACCACACTCACTCCAGGATGGGCTCCATCATGAGCACCGGCATCGTCCAAG GCTCCTCCGGCGGGCAGAGCGGCGGGGGCTCCAGCGCCCACTACCCCCTCAACAGCCAGTTCACCATGGGCGGCCCCCCCATCTCCATGGCCTCCCCCATGTCCATCACCACCAACACAATGCATTACGGGAGCTAA
- the CARM1 gene encoding histone-arginine methyltransferase CARM1 isoform X2, translated as MAAVSVFGGVRLLTIGDANGELQRHQEQQPLRLEVRTGPDSAALALYGHEDVCVFKCSVSRETECSRVGKQSFIVTLGCNSVLVQFATPNDFCSFYNILKNCRGHNTERSVFSERTEESSAVQYFQFYGYLSQQQNMMQDYVRTGTYQRAILQNHSDFKDKIVLDVGCGSGILSFFAAQAGARKIYAVEASTMAQHAEVLVKSNNLTERIVVIPGKVEEVSLPEQVDVIISEPMGYMLFNERMLESYLHAKKYLKPSGNMFPTIGDVHLAPFTDEQLYMEQFTKANFWYQPSFHGVDLSALRGAAVDEYFRQPVVDTFDIRILMAKSVKYTVNFLEAKEGDLHRIEIPFKFHMLHSGLVHGLAFWFDVAFIGSIMTVWLSTAPTEPLTHWYQVRCLFQSPLFAKAGDTLSGTCLLIANKRQSYDISIVAQVDQTGSKSSNLLDLKNPFFRYTGTTPSPPPGSHYTSPSENMWNTGSSYNMSSGMAVAGMPAAYDLSSVIAGGSNVGHNNLIPLANTGIVNHTHSRMGSIMSTGIVQGSSGGQSGGGSSAHYPLNSQFTMGGPPISMASPMSITTNTMHYGS; from the exons ATGGCCGCCGTGTCGGTGTTCGGCGGCGTGCGGCTGCTGACGATCGGCGACGCCAACGGGGAGCTGCAGCggcaccaggagcagcagccgcTGCGCCTCGAGGTCCGCACCGGGCCCGACAGCGCCGCGCTCGCGCTCTACGGCC atgAAGACGTCTGCGTGTTCAAGTGCTCCGTGTCCCGCGAGACCGAGTGCAGCCGCGTGGGCAAGCAGTCCTTCATCGTCACGCTGGGCTGCAACAGCGTCCTCGTGCAGTTCGCCACCCCCAACg atttCTGCTCCTTCTACAACATCCTGAAGAACTGCCGGGGGCACAACACGGAGCGCTCGGTGTTCAGCGAGCGGACGGAGGAGTCGTCGGCCGTGCAGTACTTCCAG ttctACGGGTACCTGTCGCAGCAGCAGAACATGATGCAGGACTACGTGCGGACGGGCACCTACCAGCGCGCCATCCTGCAGAACCACAGCgacttcaaggacaag ATCGTCCTGGACGTGGGCTGTGGCTCGGGCATCCTCTCCTTCTTCGCGGCGCAAGCGGGCGCCCGGAAGATTTACGCCGTGGAGGCCAGCACCATGGCGCAGCACGCCGAG GTGCTGGTGAAGAGCAACAACCTGACGGAGCGCATCGTGGTGATCCCCGGCAAGGTGGAGGAGGTGTCGCTGCCCGAGCAGGTGGACGTCATCATCTCGGAGCCCATGGGCTACATGCTGTTCAACGAGCGCATGCTGGAGAGCTACCTGCACGCCAAGAAGTACCTCAAACCCAGCG GTAACATGTTCCCCACCATCGGCGACGTGCACTTGGCGCCCTTCACGGACGAGCAGCTCTACATGGAGCAGTTCACCAAGGCCAACTTCTG GTACCAGCCCTCGTTCCACGGCGTGGACCTGTCGGCGCTGCGCGGCGCCGCGGTGGACGAGTATTTCCGACAGCCCGTGGTG gaCACCTTCGATATCCGGATCCTGATGGCCAAGTCGGTCAAGTACACGGTCAACTTCTTAGAAGCCAAAGAGGGCGACTTGCACAG GATAGAAATCCCCTTCAAGTTCCACATGCTGCACTCGGGGCTGGTGCACGGCCTCGCCTTCTGGTTCGACGTCGCCTTCATCGGCTCCAT catgACCGTGTGGCTCTCGACGGCCCCCACCGAGCCGCTGACGCACTGGTACCAGGTCCGCTGCCTCTTCCAGTCGCCGCTCTTCGCCAAAGCCGGGGACACGCTCTCAGGGACCTGCCTGCTCATCGCCAACAAGAG gcagaGCTACGACATCAGCATCGTGGCACAGGTGGACCAGACGGGCTCCAAATCCAGCAACCTCCTGGACCTGAAAAATCCCTTCTtcag gtacACGGGCACCACCCCGtcgcccccccccggctcccacTACACGTCGCCGTCGGAGAACATGTGGAACACGGGCAGCTCCTACAACATGAGCAGCGGCATGGCCGTGGCCG GGATGCCCGCGGCGTACGACCTCAGCAGCGTCATCGCCGGCGGCTCCAACGTCGGCCACAACAACCTCATTCCTCTAG CCAACACCGGCATCGTGAACCACACTCACTCCAGGATGGGCTCCATCATGAGCACCGGCATCGTCCAAG GCTCCTCCGGCGGGCAGAGCGGCGGGGGCTCCAGCGCCCACTACCCCCTCAACAGCCAGTTCACCATGGGCGGCCCCCCCATCTCCATGGCCTCCCCCATGTCCATCACCACCAACACAATGCATTACGGGAGCTAA
- the TIMM29 gene encoding LOW QUALITY PROTEIN: mitochondrial import inner membrane translocase subunit Tim29 (The sequence of the model RefSeq protein was modified relative to this genomic sequence to represent the inferred CDS: deleted 1 base in 1 codon), translating into MAGPDPGPAPPADGRWCRALLRDYAEAARDAVLGARQRPWRAAGAAAALGGVLACAAAVPDPQSFEAALLEAAGALLLLSPPTRSPQAERHVGRLLRRRNRGQLRYRGLLVAAVVYEAPHDEGVALYRARCPHLAPRWLQLPGRLLDVGFGGRWWVLAAKTRDCDVNEEEFGGLPPHLRRMEARQLRSEENERLFMEKFRPVALADVERSAEA; encoded by the exons ATGGCGGGGCCCGATCCGGGCCCGGCCCCTCCCGCTGACG GCCGCTGGTGCCGGGCGCTGCTGCGGGACTACGCGGAGGCGGCGCGGGACGCGGTGCTGGGGGCCCGGCAGCGGCCGTGGcgcgcggcgggggcggcggcggcgctggggggggtcctggccTGCGCGGCGGCCGTGCCGGACCCCCAATCCTTCGAGGCGGCCCTGCTGGAGGCGGCGggggccctgctgctcctctcgccccccacccgcagcccccaggCCGAGCGGCACGTGGGGCGGCTGCTGCGGCGCCGC AACCGGGGGCAGCTGCGGTAccgggggctgctggtggccgcCGTGGTGTACGAGGCGCCCCACGACGAGGGGGTGGCGCTCTACCGGGCGCGTTGCCCCCACCTCGCCCCCCGTTGGCTCCAGTTGCCCGGCCGCCTGCTGGACGTGGGTTTCGGGGGCCGCTGGTGGGTGCTGGCGGCCAAGACGCGCGACTGCGACGTCAACGAGGAGGAGTTCGGCggccttcctccccacctgcgGCGCATGGAGGCCCGGCAGCTGCGCTCCGAGGAGAACGAGAGGCTCTTCATGGAGAAGTTCCGCCCCGTGGCGTTGGCGGACGTTGAGCGCAGCGCCGAGGCGTGA